In the Brassica napus cultivar Da-Ae chromosome A7, Da-Ae, whole genome shotgun sequence genome, one interval contains:
- the LOC125576631 gene encoding 50S ribosomal protein L4-like yields the protein MAASLSRRVLRTFGSFTALGRSNTTNAFGNGLSSLPSDLKCGMGLLSNRKLSTSILTPDDSFPRDLLSQKTVITPDRTIGQYQDLVIPVTNFQNEDKGFMVLAGDVFDVPVRKDIIHHVVRWQLAKRQQGTHSTKTISEVSGTGRKPWNQKGTGRARHGTLRGPQFRGGCVMHGPRPRSHAIKMNKQVRRLGLKIALTARAAEGKLLVFDDLALPTHKTKNIVNYYNQMENTKKVLVVEGGPIDEKLKLATQNLHYVNILPSIGLNVYSILLHDTLVMSRDAVNKIVERMHTPINR from the exons ATGGCTGCTTCACTCTCAAGAAGAGTTCTGCGCACTTTTGGATCTTTCACAGCTTTAGGACGCAGCAACACCA CCAACGCATTTGGAAATGGCTTAAGCTCTCTTCCCAGTGATCTCAAG TGTGGAATGGGTTTACTTTCCAACCGAAAGCTCTCCACTTCTATTTTGACTCCTGACGATTCATTTCCTCGTGATTTACTTTCCCAAAAGACCGTCATTACACCAGACCGAACCATAG GACAATACCAAGACTTGGTCATTCCCGTGACTAATTTTCAGAACGAAGACAAGGGTTTCATGGTTTTAGCTGGTGATGTCTTTGATGTTCCTGTAAGGAAAGATATCATTCACCACGTCGTCAGATGGCAGCTTGCCAAACGCCAGCAG GGAACTCACTCGACCAAAACAATAAGTGAGGTTAGCGGAACTGGTAGAAAGCCATGGAACCAGAAGGGTACAGGTCGGGCTAGACATGGTACACTTCGTGGCCCTCAG TTCCGAGGTGGTTGTGTGATGCACGGGCCCAGACCAAGAAGCCATGCGATAAAGATGAATAAACAGGTTCGAAGACTTGGTCTGAAGATAGCACTCACAGCTAGAGCTGCAGAAGGAAAA CTCCTTGTGTTTGATGATTTGGCCTTGCCAACGCACAAGACAAAGAACATTGTGAACTATTACAATCAAATGGAGAACACGAAGAAAGTGCTCGTTGTAGAAGGCGGTCCTATCGATGAGAAGCTGAAGCTAGCCACCCAAAATCTCCACTATGTCAACATACTCCCATCAATA GGGCTTAACGTTTACAGCATTTTGCTCCACGACACGCTTGTGATGTCCCGTGATGCTGTGAATAAGATCGTTGAGCGTATGCACACTCCCATCAACCGTTAA
- the LOC111213448 gene encoding protein SPEAR1-like: MGSSFFGRPNMRGSSPAPTSSPSSPATRRGKKNGSEKPKQPQRGLGVAQLEKIRLHGEMSCNSFNNYNPSLHRQEDVRGYSSTPSSSSSSSPSFTYALSTPTSTPNGFDPNMMEPSSTRRSKSLGWGNQNSGSSDSQELDLELRLSL, encoded by the exons ATGGGAAGTAGTTTCTTTGGTAGACCAAACATGAGAGGATCTTCGCCGGCTCCAACATCGTCTCCTTCATCTCCGGCTACGAGAAGAGGGAAGAAGAATGGTTCCGAGAAGCCAAAGCAGCCACAGAGAGGCCTTGGAGTAGCACAACTGGAGAAGATTAGATTACACGGCGAGATGAGTTGCAATAGCTTCAACAATTACAATCCTTCTTTGCATCGTCAG GAGGATGTGAGAGGATATTCATCcacaccatcatcatcatcatcatcatcaccatcatttACATATGCATTATCAACACCAACATCAACTCCTAATGGCTTCGATCCGAACATGATG GAACCAAGTTCTACAAGGCGAAGTAAATCGTTGGGATGGGGAAACCAAAACTCGGGATCAAGTGACAGTCAAGAGCTAGATTTGGAGTTGAGATTGTCACTTTGA